The genomic interval ACAGGAGCTTGCCGGCCTCCTCCTTCGCTGCGAGTTGCTTTTGGGAGATCGGGCGGGCCTCCTTGAATATTGACAATCGATGGGTGATGACATCCGGGCTCACCCCCGGCATGTCGACCGGCGTCCATGCGAACATGTCGATATTCTTTTTCAGCGCGGCATGCATGATCTCGGCCTCGGCCGCTGCCAAGGTTGTTCCTATAGTCATGTTGTGCTCTTCCTCGAGGAGGGGGACTCTCCTCAGCTCTTCTCTCGCCTCCAGCCTGTCCTTGGTTGCCCGGGGATCGAGGTCTACCAACGCCACGGTTGGTTCGATCTTCCTCGGTCGGTCCTTTCGGGAGGACTTTCTCACCCTGAGGGGAGAAGTGTCGGCCCTTAAAGGCTCCACCCGGAGGCTCTCGGCGTAGCACTCTCGTGCTTCTTTCTGGTCTACGTGGACCGTGAGAATGTCCCCTGTCCTTGAAGGGAATTTCATTGCGAGGTGAGGGATTGATACTATGGCCATCAGCCGGTTGATGGATGGTCGACCAAGGAGGATGTTGTAGAAGGTGTTGGTGTCGATGACCAGGTATCGGATTTTGATGGTCTTGGTGTTCTTCCCCTCTTCGAAGGTGGTGTACAACTCGATGTAACCCTTGGTACCCACCCTCTCGCCCGAGAATCCTACCACGTGGTCGTCGTATGGCATCATCTCGGCCTCAGCTATCCTCATGGCCTTGAAAGTTTTCCAGTAGAGGATATCTACCGAACTTCCTTGGCCCACAAGGGTCTTCCGTATGGTTAATCGGTCTATATCGACCGCTATCACCATCGAGTCGTCCTGCTGGCGGTAGTCTACGCCCTTAAAGTCCTCATTCGTGAACGTGATGGGTGGCATCTTCTGGGCGTTGTTCGTGCTCCCCCCCGGCGAAGCTGCCGACTATAGTGTTGATAACCTCTCGGTTACCTCTCGCCTCCCTGGGGGGTCGTCCCTCGCAGGTTGTCGGTCGCCTCTATTATCTTGGTTATTTCGGTCGCGTTGAGGTAACCTCGTCCGCCTAGGTGGATCCGCCCGGCGGGGTGGGTCTCGGCCATTCCTGACGAAACGGCGGAGATGACCAGCCTGGATAAGTTCCTCGATCTTATCCTTAAGGGCCTGACACTCCTTGATCGAGTGTCCGGTGTTTTGGTGGTACCGACACTGCTTTCTCTGGTCGGCGTTGTTTGGACTGATCACCTTCCTTGGAGGAAGGATCAACTCGACGTTGAGGGTCTCGTCCAAAATCCTCCCCCTCTCGTTGTCAGGGGTGTGTATCTTGAGAACTGGATTGGCCGATCCTGGTTGTCTCGGCATCGGTCATTTCTTTGACTCGGTCGCCCTTGGCGGTCCTTGTTTTCCTTGTTTTTCTCCTCGCTGGCCTCGACACGGGCCTGGTTGCGGAATTCTCTTAGCTCTTCTAGCTGCATGTACTTGGCAGTTCTCTTTCTCAGTTCGTCCTGGCTGTCAGCCGGCTGCATGCACAGGTTGTCGGCAAAGGGCCCCAGACGTAGGGCtgtcagcatgtggtgcatggcAACATACGGGCTCAGATTCTGGATGCTCATTGCCACCTTATTGAACCTGTCAACAAAAGTTCTCAgcgactctcccttctcctggCGATGCCCACCAGGGCGATGGAGGTCAGGTGGTGTGGCCGGTTGGTCGCGAATTGTGTTTCGAAATTTGCCACGAGTGTGGTTGATGGAGTTGGGTGAGAGCTTAGTGCACCAACTAAGGGTTGCTCCCTTCAAGGATGTTGGAAACACTCGGCACAACACAGCGTCATCCGAGGTGTAGAGACTCATATGGGTGGTGTAAGCGTCTatatgctcgtccgggtcggtcgaccagtcatatcggtctcggttgaaacccttccacttcTCACGCAATGGGACTTCGATAATGTTATTGGTCAAGGGGTGTCGGCGGGTCGAGTCGACCGTCAGGGTCGTCCGGGCGGACCTGATCAGGCACGACTCGTCGTCCATCTCGGTCTCCCGGGTAGGGGCTCGGCCTCTCGTCCCCTCGGTCACATCTGGGTTGGGGGGAGAGGTGTAGGACTTGCCGACAACGTTCGTCGGTATGACAGAAGATCCTCCCTCCCCCAActtctttttcatctcttcgTTCTCCCTACGGAGAACTTGTAGCTCCTGCTCATTTTTCTGAGCAGTCTCCTCGGGTCTTCTTTCTCATCTCGGCCATCTCTCACTGGAGAGAAAGCAGCAACATCGTTTGGTCGGCTTCGGTCATTCTCTCCATGCTTCTGGTTGAAACCATCTACTTTTTTCTTTCAGCTAGTTtctctcggccccacggtgggcgccaattgttcctactagggagatgggacctagagaactgttgaagtcttcttctccttccttcggttgGTCAGGTTGCTGGGTGATGAACTGGGATTCTcctcgtcctcctgcttctcattcggcactcggtctcgggtgaaaactggatggtgggggtacctgcaaagacactccgacgctcaagtcagtaaagcgggtgataGTGTTCTGGTAGGtgaacaataataaatgacataccttactccttgggatgcgtgctatttatattattttaatgggcctaccttgttgggcccgtttatcgaggtggatacaacttagggttgtattacctaattcttaatggtgGATTAACTttactgaccttggtttgagcgttagtGATAATTAGGGTTGGCCGTCAGCCAAGTTTCCCTAGTATGCGTCGGCCATCGACTAGATTTCTCTGGTCTTGGTCATCTCGGCCAgctcttctaaggtctcggccatgTAGACTGTCGGTCTCGTCGTTCGGCCAAGTCTCTCAGGTCTCGGCCGACAATTGTTCCTTTGGTCTCGGTCAGGTTGACCTGGTCTCGGTCAGGTTGACCTGATCTCGGGCAGTCAGGTAGGTCTCGGGCAGTCAGGTGGGTCTCGGGCAGCCAGGTGGGTCTCGGCCTCGCCCATACCAGTACAATAATATTGTGAAACTTAACATTTCATTAGACTAATACATTAGATAACAGTAATCATCTATCATCTCATAAAACACATGTATAATAACATGTATTGCGAGTTGTCATAATTTGTTTTAAGgtgtttataaattataaaaatgtaaattattGTGTTTATTTGTACTATGAGAAGTTTAAGAAATGATTTAACTGTATACAACTTCAAGTCATATTTGGTTATTTCAAATATGTAAGTGGTGTACATTATGTGTACATGTTTTactcattcatttttttttctaaagagtTAAAAGTCATTTTTCTTAGCTAGTAGATTTATAGCAAGGAACCTAGATTAAGAGTCTTCTCTTAAAATTCATTCTGGTCAAAAGTAGATTGAGAGAGTATTCTCTTTTGTATGATTTGGTCCATGTACTCGCTACaacaaaaatgttattataaactaaaaattattgtctaaaattaaataagtgAAGCCTAAACTTTAAGCAACGgtctaaaaaatattcaatccTGAAATATAAAACGGTGAACAGCGTTGTCACAGACtacttatttttttcctttcgtCATTGTCATAGGCTACttatttaaaagatatatatatatatatatatataataatctaCATAAActaaagtatttttttcaatttaacataggaataaaaataaattactacAATTTTGGTCAAACTAATAAAAaggtttaattaaattttaatgtgGATATATTTTCAGTTGAATATCTgtagtttatttttttccaGCTAACTAGGTGATATAGTTGTTATCTTGTCACATTGCTTACTTGTCTTCATGTGTCATGAAATGAAAGGTGAGATTTTGTGATTAATTTAAAACGATGTtacaataaaatgttaaatgagttttattattttgattgaaaACGTGTTGTATACACCATCATCAATGTAGATAACAATTCTCAAGTCATTGTAAGCGACGACGACAATCTCTTTACATTATAGGTGATGATGTAAAAATCATTAGAGAACATCGTAACCTGATTATCCaacacatttttaattaaaataataaaaataatttttcatcttATATTAATCACAATATTatcttatattaataaaaaaaactcacatattttaacaataaagacaaacaacctgatgaaaaaaataataagtaaataaaacatattacaAAGGTTACATATGAATGTATTCCTATTTCTATTTTAGGCAGGCAATGGTTTAGACCATTGacatgtttaatttttaatattacataCTGTAgtgtaaatta from Phaseolus vulgaris cultivar G19833 chromosome 1, P. vulgaris v2.0, whole genome shotgun sequence carries:
- the LOC137815933 gene encoding uncharacterized protein, which gives rise to MVIAVDIDRLTIRKTLVGQGSSVDILYWKTFKAMRIAEAEMMPYDDHVVGFSGERVGTKGYIELYTTFEEGKNTKTIKIRYLVIDTNTFYNILLGRPSINRLMAIVSIPHLAMKFPSRTGDILTVHVDQKEARECYAESLRVEPLRADTSPLRVRKSSRKDRPRKIEPTVALVDLDPRATKDRLEAREELRRVPLLEEEHNMTIGTTLAAAEAEIMHAALKKNIDMFAWTPVDMPGVSPDVITHRLSIFKEARPISQKQLAAKEEAGKLLSVGFIRQARYTTWLANVVMVTKPNGKWRMCVNYRNINSAHVQKTPTLSQTLTNWWTGRPTTKL